Within Psychrobacter sp. DAB_AL43B, the genomic segment CAAGGTGGTACGCCGACCCAATAATCCCAAATCGTGATAAACGTCCAAATAGCCTTTATGATTGGGATAAAGCTCACGTACAAAGGCAATCTCATCGAGGTTTTCGGCCAGATGCGTTTGCAAATAAACGCTGTCATAGCTGCGATAGAGCTCGCCGGTCATTTGTAATTGCTTAGGCGTTGACGTAATCGCAAATCTTGGCGTAATCGCCACATGCTGACGTCCGTGCTCATGCCATTTATCAATGATATTCTGTGTATCGCGAATACCTTGTTCGGTCGGCACACACAAATGCTCAGGCGCATTTTGATCCATCAATACATTACCGGTAATCATACGCGTATTCAGGCGACTGCTTTCGGTAAAGAACGATTCTACTGACTGTGGATGACTGGTAGAGAATACCAAGGCACTGGTCGTACCGTTGGCGAGTAGCTGGTTTAAAAAGAACTGCGCGGTATCATCAGCAATCTTTGGGTCACCAAAATTGGCTTCAGTCACAAAAGTATAGTTATTTAACCAATCAAGCAATTGCTCACCAAAAGCCGCAATCATATCTATCTGCGGATAGTGCACATGAGTGTCAATAAACCCTGGCATGATGAGCTTATCTTGGTAATCATGAATCTGTACTGGTGCTTTGCCTGCTTGGACACCACCATTACCATAGGTAGACAACATCGACGTACAATGGCCATAATCAACCACAATACCGGTCACATCATCGACCACAAGCGCACCATTAGCAATATATTCAGGATAAACTTTCACGCCTGCAACGACAGGTAACAAGGTGACGTTCTTATCTACCACCGTGATGTTTGGGCGCTCAGCATTTGTTAAATCAGTCGTGTCCGAATTAGTGCGCTGCATTCTTTCAGCCAAATTCTCTTCAGTCAGATAATGCAGTAACTGCGCTTGATAAA encodes:
- the guaD gene encoding guanine deaminase, whose amino-acid sequence is MTIHIYQAQLLHYLTEENLAERMQRTNSDTTDLTNAERPNITVVDKNVTLLPVVAGVKVYPEYIANGALVVDDVTGIVVDYGHCTSMLSTYGNGGVQAGKAPVQIHDYQDKLIMPGFIDTHVHYPQIDMIAAFGEQLLDWLNNYTFVTEANFGDPKIADDTAQFFLNQLLANGTTSALVFSTSHPQSVESFFTESSRLNTRMITGNVLMDQNAPEHLCVPTEQGIRDTQNIIDKWHEHGRQHVAITPRFAITSTPKQLQMTGELYRSYDSVYLQTHLAENLDEIAFVRELYPNHKGYLDVYHDLGLLGRRTTLAHGIYLETPEYEVLRVTGTQIAHCPTSNLFLGSGLFDLSKTLSYTGVSIATDVGAGTSLSMLTTLSEAYKVQQLQKNPLSAHQGLYQITLGNAQSLLLDNKIGNFMPNKEADFVVIDMSGTDLMERRMTQTKSLDEQLFVLMMLGDDRVIEETIIAGVSRYKKTATV